From the genome of Canis aureus isolate CA01 chromosome 29, VMU_Caureus_v.1.0, whole genome shotgun sequence:
TAGAAGAGCTGCAGCCTTGAATTCCAGAAGGACGTTTTTGTCCTGCTGTGGCCCACAGTTGCCCCATTGCTGGCAGGGTGCACGTCCCAGGGCAGATCGTTCTCCCCTGGGGGCCCAGCCTTTGCACAGTGGGACGTGCGACGTCCACCAACACCTCACACTCCCAGCTGTAAAAGCCAAAAAGGGCTCCAGCTACTGCCTCATCTGCCCTGTTGTGAATCACGGCTCTGACCAGCCcagggccgggccggggaggTGTAAATGGATTTAGCATGACAGGACCCATAGGTGAAAGCTCGGACTCTGCGGAAGTCATGGGGTTTTCGTCCTGGGTCTGCTGGCTTTGTTTACATTGCGGTTTGGCGTGTTCTAGTAAAGTCCCACCCATTTTGACCCTTCGAATAGTACTTCCGTATCATTAACTTGAACCTGCCTCCGCCCCAGGTTCCCAGTTCCTTATCTGGCAGCCTGTCCTTTAAGACATCTTAAGTCTTTCCATTGACAAAGACTCTGTGGCCCTTGGTCTTGGGACTGTAGCTCACAGGATCCCTGTTCACCCGCATCCTGGAGAGTCCTTGATTTCTGACCAACCAGTGAACAGTTGTGACAGGCTGCAGGTTGGGGAGCCAGGGGTGAAGGGTTTAACTTGAATGGAGGAGGAGTCTTTTCTAAGGCAGGTGCTTTAGAATGAAGTCTGTTTTATCCTAGAAATGTTTAAATACACGGACTCGCATTTGCATAGGAGCCATATGTTCTGTGGGTGGCTTAATGCCACGTgtccttgcacacacacacacacacacacacagcagctcGTGTGCCTACATCGTAAGACGAGCCCATTgccggctcccccccccccccccccccccccccccccgctgtgtCCCGTTTCACATCTCAGGCCACAAGAGCACATGACTTAGCTCACCTAGGGAGCCACATTTAGTATCGGGACTTCATACTCTCTGTTGGGAAATCATTAAAAGCATCGATAGTCCTTTTAGGGCAACTGGAAAACTTGGGAGTGTGTCTCTTTTTGTACAAAAGGTTTCCCAAATGCAGTGCAGTGTCCATGGATATAACCGGGGCTATTCCTATTGTCTGAAAGCTACTAAGTTTGTGCTagattttttgttctttatggATTAAAATATCAGCGTTTTATTAGATTTTCCGTGTAGATTTCTTCTTGCTTTGGGGGTAAAGAGACAAACCCACCCACTAAAAAAATGACCTTTAGTAGGCAGAGCTGAGAGCTTGGCCCTGCCTGGCTCTGGACTCactctctctggccctctctctgtctgctccTCAGATACCCGCCAGGCATCGTGGGTGTGGCTCCGGGAGGACTTCCTGCAGCCATGGAAGGGATCATCCCCGGAGGCATCCCCGTGACTCACAACCTCCCCACAGTGGCACACCCTTCCCAAGCTCCCTCTCCCAACCAGCCTACAAAACACGGGGACAATAGAGAGCACCCCAATGAGCAATAGCAGAGAATGACGAACGGTCATCATTCAGATAAACCTGGGACCAAGAGACAGTGAAAAAATAGATGAACTGAGAAAAGGACTTGGACCGTCTTTTGAACCGATTCCGGACATATGCATCATTGACGTTGCAGTGTTGAGAGAGCTCGAAGCCGAGGCGTGGGAAGGCTAAAGCTGTCATCTGGTCACGGAAGTGCGGAAAGACTAGGACGTGATTTATTAACGACCAACTTCTGTTCTTGTGTGTTACGTTCTTCATCTGTGCATCAAATCACAAAGAATAAATAGATCCTTTTCCTTTATCAGCCCCTTGGGCACAGCAGGTCCTGAACACCTTGCTCTAGAATGTTGCATCAGGAATTCCAAacgtcaaataaaaaaaaatactaagaggATATCCCCCTCCTATGACTCTAGTCCCTTTGGTCCATGGGGGCTGGTGACCTCTTTTGCTGATAGGAAGATTTAAATTACTACCAAATGGGGAGAAAACTGTTTGCCCGTGTTAGACAACTGCGTAGGATCGAAGACCGTACAGGCTCCTGTACAGAAGTCTCTCCCATCTGAACTGCATACTGAGCGGGCGAGTTGGTTCTGAATTCAGTAAAACCCTCTTGATGatgcaaaaaaaggaaacaaagaaaaaaagaaaaaaaaagaaagaaaaaaagtattaagtTTCACAAGCTGTTTGtactcaaatatattttctcagtttCAGATCCTCAGCTATTTTATTGAGTGGAAAGTCTTGAGCTAAAAGAgttcaagaaaaataatgttgCATTTCCTTATGTCTCAGGAAACACTTTTTATGGTAACTTGTCAGATTGTCTATGAACAAACCCACTTTTTTAGACATTGATAAATCTTCTTTTCTTCACGTGATATTTTATACAAGAACACTTCAGGTGTGTTATTAGATGTGACTGATTTTAACAAATCCTATTAGATTTGTATCAACTAGTTACATGTTATATTCATAGTCTTTTGTGAATCATCgcctttttgtttaaaagatgGCCTATTTTGAGCCTTTGTATAGGTACATTCCTGTTTTtgtgacaaaaaaaaagcaaaaaaaaacgacaaaaaaaaaaaacctttaaaactgtcccaaacagaaaaataatggctatcggaagtgttttgttttagtgTGAGTTACCGCTACTGTGTCTGTTTATTGTAAAGGTGGACATTTAGCGTTCAGTGCagttttcaataaaaagtaataaaaatttgttaagtTCTGAAATTCAAGTACATCTCACCCAAGGTAAAAAGTTCTCTACTTGAGATGTTTTAAAGGCAACTACATTCTCAGCCAGTTTTCAACTCGTGGTGAAAGATGCACActcctccatctgccccttccaTAACCAGACTCAGGAATGCGGGTGATTACCTGTGACACCAGAAAACTGCCCGTTAAGTCCATCTTTATCAAATCATGCCATCCTTAAGATGAAATATAGTGGGTTGGAATGGAACTAAGCGATTCAAGAAACAAAATTGGTCAAGTTAAgagttttgattttaatttaccCAAAAGCAAAATTACCTGGCTCAAGCATTAATGCAGGAAAGGAAGTGAAtctcaaaattcttttaaatgatatttacaaagaaatgttGCAAAATACTTAACATCAGCCATTTCCATATGTTAAGAACTCTGTTGATTTAAAGGATTTTCCTTCTTAAATAGCATTAAACCCCTTTGTACTAGTGGTATCCGCAAGTATCCGTCAAGTCCAATTCCAGGTACCCAACTCCCCGtcactcctttcccctccccttcctagGAAGAATAggtgtgggagggggtggggaggggtaggaTGGGGTTTCTGAACATCAACCTCCTCACTCATTTGAAGGTGATGGTCCTATCccaaccccccttaccccccagaaaaaaattacataaaaacaaCCACCTATGGATAGAGATTGGAGCACATGGTTACTCCAGGAAACGGAATGGGTGCCTAACATCCTCTTCAGAGCCAGGATATTGTCAAGGAGGGCATGACACATGCACATAAAGGAGATCCCCAACTGCCTAAAGAAAGCAGTGTCCCCTTAACACAGATGGAAGTCTGGGACACGATGAGTCAAACAACAAAAAGGCCAGTTCAAATCCGTGCTGCACCTAGGTTTTGTTTAATTAGAACAGAAAACACCATACTGTATTGtccctaaaaaaggaaaaaaaacccgtAAGGTTCAAAGTCCATACAGTTAAGGTATTACTGTCCAGAGTCAACCAAGACCTCATCTTTGAGAAAGGACTGCGTACTCTTATCTCGGGACAATTATGGCTGTTTAATAGTTCAAGAGCTTAACATAGCATTGATTCACCAACATTTTGGCCTTCCCAGCCAGTCTGCTATAAAAACCATTTAAAGCCCCATCCCTGTCTGGAGCCTAGGAAATGCAATGTCCTACCTTTCCCACAGGGAAGAATGCTGTACCTGTTCGACTAGGTGTGGTCAGGATCActgatcataaataaataaatagaggcaCCTCGGGGGAAACAACACTCAGCAGACCACCACACCCAGACTAACTACTGAGCCTAGGAGATTCCTGGACAGCATCGACTGCAGTGTAGACCAGAGTGACTGACTAGATGCTTCTCTCAAACATTTCTCTTTGGCTTCTTCAACCAGGAGGGTAGTTTTGCTTAACAGCAACTAGAATAGGATCTGTGCCCACTAAAGAATTCTTCCTATGTATGGAGAAAAGTTTATAGCGATGCTATGCTAAGAAGTCAGAACAACAGCCTTCTAAAAACTTAATTACTGACCAAAATGAGAGTCGACCAGAGAGTCAATTTGTAGGGAAACCTAGCCACATAGAACAGTAACATTTACCATTACTACACCAAAATTCATTTATATGGAGTCGAAATTGCAACAAGTTTCCTGCAAGTTTTAGCATACAGTAGAACTGATCCTTTCATCCTGGGAATATCTCCATGTGCTGCTCCAAGAGGGGAGACATGACATCTCATGggtgttttctatttttagtaaTTCCAGCATCAAGTTAGAGCTTGTGTATACATTTCAAACACCATCTAAACAgaacttagaagaaaacaagcaaatatTTAAAGGTTTTTCCACAGCCTTTTcatcaaaaggaaggaaaatgtgtgtgtgtgtgtgtgtgtgtgtgtgtgtgtgtgtgtgtgtatgcatgcctGCGTGCGTGTATGTGCCTGTCGATGTCTCTGGGGCTGCTTTCCAAATTCCTTGCCACATTAATAGTCTACAAAGTGCTTATCAGGACACTAAGTCTTTTTTGTGTTCCTGAGATAGGTCTGAAATTTTTACCCAGTATTGAACATATACCTGAAGTGGtcaaataatactttttataaaaagatttctaTCTAAGAttatagttttaacttttaaataagaATGGCCACAATTAACcaacatgcaaaaattctcagacTACTCTGAGAAATTCATTATACAATGCATTTCCACCTTactgcatttttaaatctttattctaTACTTAACTGATTCCCAATTAGCCCAAGCAAAGGCATGCCTTTCTAACATGATTTGCTTAAAGCAGAGTTGATGATAAAAGGAAGAATCCAAAGACCCTCTGCATGGCAATTTGGGAGTGTGATATTGTCAATTGAATCAAGTGCGCAAATTTCACACAATTCATTTAGTTACAAGTGGGCCTGCTCTCTAGGCACTTCCCTAACTTCCATCCAGGGAATGACGACTCACAGAGAGACAGCCACCCGGACTCTGGTAGAAGAGCCCTCATTTTAAGGGCACTcttccaaacaaataaatacctaaatacTGAAAGGGAGCATATCAGAAGCTTAAAAAAGACGAAATAGAAACCAAAACCCTTTCCAAAACAAGGGAATGACGTCTGTATGAAGTTCACTCACACAATTCTTACTTCCTTGCAGTTTGTTCCTTAAAGATTTGACTTCGTTTTATTGGGCACGACGgggactaaataaaataaaagcttgtttttatttttatgttttgctgtGGATAATTCGTACAAAAAGTTTCCAAATAGCTAATGAGCTCTAGTGAGACTCAACATAAAGTGgatcttttaaaaggaaagtagAATGCCAGGTTCTACTTTAAAAGGTATCTCAAAGGAACAAAGAGTCATCTGCCATGTGCTTTTGGAGGTGCCCGTGCTGGAAAAAACTTCTCAATAATATGAAGATGCTGGTACAACTTGTCCTATTACACAACTTCTTACACAACCACATGCGTTACATTTATAGACAGATTTacaatttgaaaggaaaaaagttcTGTCTTAATAAaattaggttttttcttttttttttttttttttacaaactgtaGTCCAAACAAAGTTCTCCATCTCCTCACACAGCAGATACGTCCTCTCCATTGGGTGTGGATGAGAAAAGCCTTCTGGGCAGTTCCTGCCAGATCTGGTTCCTTCCATGCCTTGCGCTCTGCTTGGAGCGTGCACCACTCTAGCTTTGGGGTCACCGCAGAGCCCATACCCTAGTCTTctgctctttgatttttttcattcatcttcttcatcttcatcttcctctCCATCTGACAGGGATGTACAAGGCCGGATCTGTCGGTAGCGGTCAAGCCACTTCTCTACCATCTGCGTGACCAGGGGGTGGTTCCGCCGCCGGGAACTCTTCTGCATGGCCACCAGCACCCCCCCTTCGGTCACACAGCAGTCCAGCCACTCCCTGAGCAGTTTCTCTTGCTGTTCCTCATTACCTAGCTTTTAGAGGaatgtgaagaaaagagaaaataagatcaCAGATCAGAGAACTGTTAGGAAAAATTCAATGAGAACATAGCTGGTAGGATCACTAACGAAAAGGTCAAAGCAACAAATTTCTCACGTGGTTTCAACCTCTCAATTTTATGATTAAAACCCAGTTTCCTATGGTTAAACAGAAAGTCATCAATGGGAAAATGTGCAGAAAAATCTCATGGGGGGGACCACCT
Proteins encoded in this window:
- the ZRANB1 gene encoding ubiquitin thioesterase ZRANB1 isoform X4; the encoded protein is MENDGYGNRGAGANLNTDDDVTITFLPLVDSERKLLHVHFLSAQELGNEEQQEKLLREWLDCCVTEGGVLVAMQKSSRRRNHPLVTQMVEKWLDRYRQIRPCTSLSDGEEDEDEEDE